The following are encoded together in the Ovis aries strain OAR_USU_Benz2616 breed Rambouillet chromosome X, ARS-UI_Ramb_v3.0, whole genome shotgun sequence genome:
- the LOC132658808 gene encoding integrator complex subunit 6-like, which yields MMTDEPEEFAVEPKTLEKHHGEPRSPSSSKRSSMALPSMKQTGDGESHLGASSVSMEDDDQKAIAMSPLGMMPPKPPLCLEETSADIKHQLRKEIRQFGRKYEKIFKLLEEVQGPPDVRKQFVEFAIKEAARFKRGHLIKHLKIILEKIDSDHFLNKDICILSI from the exons ATGATGACTGATGAACCAGAGGAGTTTGCTGTAGAGCCTAAAACACTAGAGAAACACCATGGAGAGCCCAGAAGTCCTTCCTCATCTAAGAGGTCAAGTATGGCATTGCCGTCAATGAAACAAACAGGAGATGGAGAATCCCATCTTGGGGCCTCATCTGTGTCCATGGAAGATG ATGACCAAAAAGCCATCGCAATGTCTCCACTTGGAATGATGCCCCCAAAACCACCATTATGTCTAGAGGAAACCAGTGCTGATATAAAACATCAGTTAAGGAAGGAAATTCGACAGTTTGGACGAA aatatgaAAAAATCTTCAAATTGCTTGAAGAAGTGCAAGGACCTCCAGATGTAAGGAAACAATTTGTTGAATTTGCCATCAAGGAAGCAGCAAG atttaaaagAGGGCACTTAATCAAGCACCTTAAGATAATACTAGAAAAAATAGATTCTGACCATTTTCTCAACAAAGACATTTGCATTCTAAGCATATAA